One part of the Dyadobacter sp. 676 genome encodes these proteins:
- a CDS encoding SusC/RagA family TonB-linked outer membrane protein translates to MFQNLSRNALLSRGLLIAALLLPGLGAFAQNIAVKGTVTSATDNGSVPGVNIVVKNTLTGTSTDADGKYEINAPSNGILVFSGIGYVTQEVAVNGRATIDIKLAADTKQLEEVVVVGYGTQKRNALTNSVSQISGEAITKRPVSNIQQSMQGLMPGVTVLDQGGSPGKSNTNIRVRGITTFNINGSSTSGYDLGKNDALVIVDGIEQRLSDINPDDIESISVLKDASSTAIYGSRATNGVILVTTKRAKGGKVQVDYHGYYAVQKSNNVPKMMGIEAYMREQVAAYTNAGLAVPARFTEESIQAYVHATDREKYPMPNTWFETMLRSAPQQNHTISVAGGTDMIRTRLSARFQDQQGVIAGYSNKIGEFRLNTDYNVSKRIRVSGDINYRYARALNPTVNNSGQNPQPLNHFFHGTLWAVPKYPDGTYGLSTQGNNPLMFNEIGGAVKTSDGLPGGLCQG, encoded by the coding sequence ATGTTCCAAAATCTATCCAGAAACGCTCTCCTGAGCAGAGGCCTGCTGATTGCGGCTTTGCTGCTCCCTGGCCTCGGCGCCTTCGCCCAGAACATCGCCGTGAAAGGCACCGTAACGTCCGCAACCGACAATGGTTCGGTGCCAGGCGTCAATATTGTAGTCAAAAACACGCTTACCGGTACCTCCACGGACGCCGACGGTAAGTACGAAATCAATGCACCATCGAACGGTATTCTTGTTTTCTCCGGGATCGGGTACGTTACCCAGGAGGTGGCCGTGAACGGCCGCGCCACGATCGATATCAAGCTGGCTGCGGATACGAAGCAGTTGGAGGAAGTCGTAGTGGTGGGTTACGGCACCCAGAAACGGAATGCCCTCACGAACTCGGTGTCCCAGATCAGCGGTGAAGCAATTACCAAACGGCCGGTATCGAATATCCAGCAGTCGATGCAGGGACTGATGCCGGGTGTGACCGTGCTCGATCAAGGTGGTTCGCCGGGGAAGTCGAATACCAATATCCGGGTCCGGGGTATCACCACGTTCAATATCAACGGCAGCAGTACCAGCGGGTATGATCTCGGCAAAAACGATGCATTGGTGATCGTGGATGGCATCGAGCAGCGTTTGAGCGATATCAACCCGGACGATATCGAGTCGATTTCCGTTTTGAAGGATGCCTCTTCGACAGCCATTTACGGCTCCCGCGCAACCAATGGCGTCATTCTCGTCACTACGAAGCGTGCCAAAGGCGGCAAGGTACAGGTGGATTACCACGGTTATTATGCCGTTCAGAAATCCAACAACGTGCCCAAAATGATGGGGATCGAGGCTTACATGCGCGAGCAGGTGGCTGCGTACACGAATGCCGGCCTGGCTGTTCCGGCGCGTTTTACAGAGGAATCCATTCAAGCGTACGTTCATGCGACCGACCGGGAGAAATACCCGATGCCGAATACCTGGTTCGAAACGATGCTTCGCTCCGCTCCCCAGCAAAATCACACCATTTCGGTAGCCGGCGGAACTGACATGATCCGCACCCGGTTGAGCGCCCGTTTCCAGGACCAGCAGGGGGTAATTGCCGGTTATTCCAATAAAATCGGCGAATTCCGTTTGAATACCGACTACAATGTCTCGAAACGCATTCGCGTCAGCGGCGACATCAACTACCGCTATGCCCGCGCATTGAACCCCACCGTGAACAATTCCGGACAGAACCCACAACCCTTGAATCACTTCTTTCACGGCACATTGTGGGCGGTTCCCAAATATCCGGATGGTACTTATGGATTGAGCACGCAGGGGAATAACCCATTGATGTTTAATGAAATCGGGGGGGCAGTCAAGACAAGTGACGGATTACCTGGCGGGTTATGTCAAGGCTGA